Proteins encoded within one genomic window of Methanosarcina barkeri str. Wiesmoor:
- a CDS encoding nicotinate-nucleotide pyrophosphorylase produces MIDLFELYFYEDCPYQDESAELLRLEGRGKMRIVSRENGVCACASDLAEYYERKNMKTLNYLRDGETFKPGDAIFEAEGDLKLLFRYWRVSQTFLTIMCAIATKTASLVSAGRKANPDIIIATSRKTHPGSRIFEIKAVRAGGGDIHRNSLSDSIQFSQNHLEVVGELGKLRAIKKIEIEPRTREEAFKYAGMSDIMLLDHISPEELRELGPELKKLNPKLELAVGGIKGPMIPEYAPFVDIIVISAPYYANPLDFTTKMERI; encoded by the coding sequence ATGATAGACCTTTTTGAGCTGTATTTTTATGAAGACTGTCCTTATCAGGATGAAAGCGCAGAACTGCTCAGGCTTGAAGGCAGGGGGAAAATGAGGATTGTTTCAAGAGAAAACGGTGTATGTGCCTGCGCCAGCGACCTGGCAGAGTATTATGAAAGAAAAAACATGAAGACCCTGAATTACCTTCGAGACGGAGAGACTTTCAAGCCCGGGGATGCAATTTTCGAAGCTGAAGGAGACCTTAAACTTCTGTTCAGGTACTGGAGGGTTTCCCAGACTTTCCTCACCATCATGTGTGCAATTGCCACGAAGACTGCCTCTCTCGTTAGTGCAGGCCGAAAGGCAAACCCTGACATTATTATCGCAACAAGCCGTAAGACCCACCCCGGATCGAGGATATTTGAGATTAAAGCTGTCCGGGCAGGCGGAGGAGATATCCATAGAAACTCCCTCAGCGATTCTATCCAGTTCAGCCAGAACCACCTGGAAGTTGTAGGCGAACTGGGAAAACTCAGGGCTATTAAAAAGATAGAAATCGAACCCAGAACGAGAGAAGAAGCGTTCAAATATGCCGGAATGTCGGATATTATGCTTCTTGACCACATTTCTCCGGAAGAACTGCGGGAACTCGGGCCCGAACTTAAGAAACTAAATCCAAAGCTTGAACTTGCAGTGGGAGGAATCAAAGGGCCCATGATTCCTGAATACGCTCCTTTTGTAGATATTATCGTTATAAGCGCTCCCTATTATGCAAATCCCCTTGACTTTACAACAAAAATGGAAAGAATTTAA
- a CDS encoding Rossmann-like domain-containing protein codes for MPETESSEKRKFPVNEEKKYKNGLKGKGKTGEANKMEGNKEETGILPSLVNSLKNDLGPALKDIEVKDVRIGLAYTGVMISENYGGVACTPLYEFSGCPTLGFAGSLKGKTADKVLELALSKNPLEASVGVATANALSHMLRDIKPENFPASNIDILDLIKPEDRVAMVGYFAPLVPKILKITNKLTILEKREIESPKTLTLPSEKAREVLPTSDVIILSASTLANRTFDELLSLRGAAREVVLLGPSSPLYPAPFFERGITAVMGTQILDPITMLTIVSEAGGTKKIHKCCGEKVAFRKNK; via the coding sequence ATGCCAGAAACAGAATCTTCCGAAAAAAGAAAATTCCCGGTAAATGAAGAAAAAAAGTACAAAAATGGACTGAAAGGGAAAGGAAAAACAGGAGAAGCAAATAAAATGGAAGGAAATAAAGAAGAAACTGGAATTTTGCCCTCCCTGGTTAATTCCCTCAAAAATGATCTGGGTCCTGCTCTTAAGGACATAGAAGTAAAGGATGTCAGGATAGGGCTCGCCTATACCGGAGTTATGATTTCCGAAAACTATGGAGGCGTTGCCTGCACCCCGCTTTACGAGTTTTCAGGCTGTCCTACTCTCGGGTTTGCGGGCTCTCTGAAAGGTAAAACTGCGGATAAAGTTCTTGAACTTGCCCTGTCCAAAAATCCTCTTGAAGCCTCAGTCGGAGTTGCAACTGCAAATGCTCTTTCTCACATGCTGCGAGATATTAAACCTGAAAATTTCCCGGCATCAAACATAGATATCCTTGACCTCATAAAACCCGAAGACAGAGTTGCAATGGTAGGATATTTCGCTCCCCTTGTCCCTAAAATCCTGAAAATAACAAATAAGCTTACGATCCTCGAAAAGCGTGAAATCGAATCTCCGAAAACCCTGACTCTGCCCTCGGAAAAAGCCAGAGAAGTTCTCCCCACATCGGATGTAATCATTCTCAGTGCAAGTACTCTTGCCAACAGGACTTTTGATGAACTACTGTCCCTGCGGGGTGCAGCAAGGGAAGTTGTCCTGCTAGGCCCAAGCTCTCCTCTTTACCCTGCCCCGTTTTTTGAGAGAGGAATTACTGCAGTAATGGGAACCCAGATTCTTGATCCTATAACTATGCTTACCATTGTCAGCGAAGCAGGAGGTACGAAAAAAATTCACAAGTGCTGCGGGGAAAAGGTAGCATTTAGAAAAAATAAATAA
- a CDS encoding transposase: protein MLNRPSKVTADAMYDTAKIRKYNRRRGIKSNIPVNKRNRKKKKRGRTIKVDTEEYKKKSIVERFFSWIESCKKVFPRYEIKEESYLGVVMAAAIIRVNELLG, encoded by the coding sequence ATTCTAAACAGACCTTCCAAAGTAACAGCTGATGCAATGTATGATACAGCTAAAATTAGAAAATATAACAGGAGAAGAGGAATAAAGTCCAATATACCAGTAAATAAAAGAAATCGGAAGAAAAAGAAGAGAGGAAGAACAATAAAGGTTGATACGGAAGAATACAAAAAGAAAAGCATAGTAGAAAGGTTTTTTAGCTGGATAGAGTCATGCAAGAAAGTATTCCCGAGATATGAAATAAAAGAAGAATCATATCTAGGAGTTGTAATGGCAGCAGCAATAATTAGAGTAAATGAACTTTTGGGATAG
- a CDS encoding DUF190 domain-containing protein — protein sequence MPSALLRIYLKQNATFHDESIYEKVIEFLLDSGINGATLLRGIEGYGADKKIHTIKVLQLSHDIPVVMEVIDDEEKLRSLIPQLREIVGNELMTIQKVEIV from the coding sequence ATGCCTTCAGCACTTCTTCGCATATATCTAAAGCAAAACGCAACTTTTCATGACGAATCCATTTATGAGAAGGTTATCGAATTTTTACTTGACTCAGGTATTAATGGCGCCACTCTTCTCAGAGGAATTGAAGGTTATGGAGCAGATAAAAAAATCCATACCATAAAAGTCTTGCAGCTAAGCCATGACATTCCAGTCGTTATGGAAGTAATTGACGATGAAGAAAAACTAAGATCCTTAATTCCTCAACTGCGAGAGATTGTTGGAAATGAGCTTATGACGATTCAGAAAGTAGAAATTGTTTGA
- a CDS encoding cytochrome b5 domain-containing protein, with protein sequence MRKALIVLVVLFGIFLAIGCAGNKPVTSNETGTPGQAVTPAEDITEAVKETPVTEISPSEAVTPTKIQTATEMQNVTGIAGLKEYTLKELAEYNGENGTAYVAYQGQVYNVSDSNIWKDGTHKGCNAGTDLTGKMDKAPHGAAILKGYPVVGTLKK encoded by the coding sequence GTGAGAAAAGCGCTGATTGTATTGGTAGTGTTGTTCGGCATATTCCTCGCAATAGGATGCGCTGGAAATAAACCGGTAACTTCAAACGAAACAGGAACTCCTGGACAGGCTGTAACTCCGGCTGAGGATATAACTGAAGCTGTAAAGGAAACTCCTGTTACAGAAATAAGTCCTTCTGAGGCAGTTACTCCAACTAAAATACAGACTGCAACTGAAATGCAGAATGTGACAGGGATAGCGGGACTAAAAGAATATACACTTAAAGAACTTGCAGAATACAACGGTGAAAATGGGACGGCATATGTTGCCTATCAAGGCCAGGTCTATAATGTCTCTGATAGTAATATCTGGAAAGACGGCACTCATAAAGGATGCAATGCTGGGACGGACCTCACTGGAAAAATGGACAAGGCACCACACGGAGCTGCAATATTAAAGGGTTATCCTGTTGTCGGGACTTTGAAAAAATAA
- a CDS encoding class I SAM-dependent methyltransferase: MPGKNEKKLSKLKDFWVEFFADRKDGGHRSSDEEFISLEAKEKLFHLDGGKTLLDFGCGAGELLVYYAPEYKQLVGVDFSASMLDEASKKIRERKCGNISLIQADDKTVWDKLEYSFDRITAAGVIQYLTLQEIDNFIFNASNYLNKGGKIVLFDILDPRLYPLWKIGLFSQDAGFGKILRKVGFEFKVILSASLSNRPRDILGFAHNPYAIKKIANRYGFETIFVKSMYYEYKYHAIISRTSESREF; encoded by the coding sequence ATGCCTGGGAAGAATGAAAAAAAATTATCCAAACTAAAAGATTTCTGGGTAGAATTTTTCGCAGATCGGAAAGACGGCGGCCACAGATCTTCAGATGAGGAATTTATTTCCCTGGAAGCTAAGGAAAAACTATTCCATCTGGATGGGGGCAAAACCCTGCTTGATTTTGGATGCGGTGCCGGTGAGCTCCTGGTTTACTATGCACCGGAATATAAACAGCTCGTAGGAGTTGATTTTTCCGCATCCATGCTTGATGAAGCAAGCAAAAAAATCAGGGAAAGAAAATGTGGGAATATATCGTTAATTCAGGCTGATGATAAAACTGTCTGGGACAAACTGGAATACTCTTTTGATCGGATAACCGCAGCTGGAGTGATTCAGTATTTGACATTGCAAGAAATTGATAACTTTATCTTTAACGCGTCAAATTACCTTAATAAAGGGGGTAAAATAGTGTTGTTTGATATACTGGACCCCCGCTTATATCCATTATGGAAAATAGGGCTGTTTTCACAAGATGCAGGCTTCGGGAAAATATTACGCAAAGTCGGGTTTGAGTTTAAGGTTATATTATCGGCAAGCTTGAGTAATCGACCAAGAGATATTCTTGGGTTTGCTCACAACCCCTATGCAATTAAAAAGATAGCAAATAGATATGGTTTTGAAACTATTTTTGTAAAATCAATGTATTACGAGTACAAGTATCATGCAATAATATCTCGAACTTCAGAGTCTCGGGAGTTTTAA
- the purN gene encoding phosphoribosylglycinamide formyltransferase, with translation MKSENTKKLHIAIFASHRGTNMQAIIDACKSGDLNGEVCAVISNNSTSQALKIARIAGIPEYHLSNKTYPEEDELDEAICKVLTESGADIVALAGYMKKLGPKVLKYYKGRILNIHPSLLPKYGGKGMYGINVHRAVIDAGEKTTGVTIHLVEEEYDTGKIIRQCEIEVLEGDTIDTLSKRVLEKENSFYVDTLKLISKGVIEL, from the coding sequence ATGAAAAGTGAAAATACAAAAAAATTACATATCGCAATATTTGCTTCCCACAGAGGAACTAATATGCAAGCGATTATTGATGCTTGCAAAAGTGGGGATTTGAACGGGGAAGTATGTGCTGTCATAAGCAATAACTCAACTTCGCAAGCCTTGAAAATAGCACGAATAGCAGGAATTCCTGAATATCACCTGAGTAATAAAACATATCCAGAAGAAGACGAATTAGATGAAGCAATATGTAAAGTACTAACTGAAAGTGGCGCAGATATAGTAGCCCTTGCAGGGTACATGAAAAAACTAGGACCTAAGGTTTTGAAATATTACAAAGGCCGTATACTTAACATTCATCCTTCACTCTTGCCCAAATATGGTGGCAAAGGAATGTATGGAATCAACGTACACAGAGCGGTTATTGATGCAGGAGAGAAAACGACAGGTGTTACAATTCATTTGGTAGAAGAGGAATACGATACAGGAAAGATAATTCGGCAATGTGAAATTGAAGTTCTGGAGGGAGATACAATAGATACCCTGTCAAAAAGGGTACTAGAAAAAGAAAACTCCTTCTATGTGGATACCTTGAAACTAATAAGCAAAGGTGTAATCGAATTGTAA
- a CDS encoding phosphoserine transaminase, with amino-acid sequence MKPTRVPNNPCFSSGPCAKHPGYSIEELKDTPFGRSHRSNLGKEKLAEAIKKTRDMLGLPDDYLVGIVPASDTGAFEMCLWSMLGCRGVDVLVWESFSKGWATDITKQLKLKDVRVFEAEYGKLPDLKKVDFKNDVVFVWNGTTSGVKVPNGDWIPENREGLTLCDATSAIFAMDIPYHKLDVITFSWQKVLGGEGAHGMLILSPRAVQRLESYTPAWPLPKIFRLTKGGKLNKKIFEGSTINTPSMLANEDWLATLKWAESVGGLKPLIQRTNDNLAVFEAFVAKNNWIHFLAETKEIRSSTSVCFKVDLSDEKLKELIKTLEKEKVAYDIGSYRDAPSGLRIWCGATVEKEDLQCLCEWIEWAYNLVK; translated from the coding sequence ATGAAACCAACACGAGTTCCTAATAATCCTTGTTTTTCTTCTGGGCCTTGTGCCAAACATCCAGGGTATTCTATTGAAGAGCTGAAGGATACACCTTTTGGCCGGTCACACCGTAGCAACTTAGGCAAGGAAAAATTAGCTGAAGCAATTAAAAAAACAAGAGATATGCTTGGACTTCCTGATGATTATCTGGTAGGTATTGTACCGGCTTCCGATACAGGCGCTTTTGAAATGTGCTTGTGGTCCATGCTAGGGTGCCGCGGGGTTGATGTCCTTGTTTGGGAATCTTTCAGTAAAGGATGGGCAACCGACATCACTAAACAGTTAAAATTAAAAGATGTCCGAGTTTTTGAGGCAGAATATGGGAAATTACCAGATTTAAAGAAGGTCGATTTCAAGAATGATGTCGTCTTTGTCTGGAATGGAACTACTAGCGGAGTCAAAGTACCCAACGGCGACTGGATTCCTGAGAACCGGGAAGGGCTCACGCTTTGCGATGCCACATCTGCTATATTTGCTATGGATATACCCTACCATAAACTGGATGTCATTACCTTCTCATGGCAGAAGGTTTTAGGTGGGGAAGGTGCACACGGAATGCTGATTTTATCTCCGCGGGCTGTTCAGCGGTTAGAAAGCTATACTCCTGCCTGGCCATTACCCAAGATTTTCCGACTGACCAAAGGTGGTAAACTGAATAAGAAGATTTTTGAAGGCTCTACTATTAACACCCCATCTATGCTGGCTAATGAAGATTGGCTGGCAACACTAAAATGGGCAGAGTCTGTCGGAGGGCTTAAACCACTTATCCAGCGGACAAATGATAATCTGGCGGTCTTTGAGGCATTTGTTGCTAAAAACAACTGGATTCATTTCTTAGCGGAAACAAAAGAGATAAGGTCCAGTACCAGTGTCTGCTTTAAAGTTGATTTATCCGATGAAAAGCTTAAAGAACTGATTAAAACGCTTGAGAAAGAAAAAGTTGCTTATGACATCGGTTCTTACCGTGATGCCCCTTCGGGTTTGCGCATCTGGTGCGGTGCTACCGTCGAGAAAGAGGATTTACAATGCCTCTGTGAATGGATCGAATGGGCTTACAATTTGGTTAAATAA
- a CDS encoding SIMPL domain-containing protein, with product MSQENKNNKLYYVIIALSVVLVLMSATIYAISQSGSEKDTENTISISGYAEQKVIPDTATLNIGVVVQSETAKEATDKNAALMSSVIAELKAIGLQDKEIQTAYVSVSPVYNYDANDTQTIKGYSASNSVQVTTKNLDNLSDIIDRSTAAGANEIGSISFSVSDDKQKQLREDLMNEAVSDASSKATTLAKSLGTKITGVQTSSVSENSGSRAIYEYDMATTAKGAGAGSTPIQPGESTVSMSVQVTYYIK from the coding sequence ATGTCACAGGAAAATAAAAACAATAAGCTTTATTACGTTATCATTGCGCTATCAGTTGTTCTGGTGCTGATGTCAGCAACGATATACGCCATTTCACAGAGTGGGTCTGAAAAGGATACGGAAAATACTATTTCCATTAGTGGATATGCTGAACAGAAAGTTATCCCTGACACGGCAACATTGAACATCGGTGTTGTAGTTCAATCTGAAACTGCAAAAGAAGCGACAGATAAAAACGCAGCCCTTATGAGCTCTGTAATAGCAGAACTTAAAGCGATAGGATTGCAGGACAAGGAAATACAGACAGCCTATGTTTCCGTATCCCCGGTATACAACTATGATGCGAATGATACGCAAACAATCAAAGGTTACTCTGCATCCAACAGTGTGCAGGTCACAACTAAAAATCTCGACAACCTGAGTGATATCATTGACAGGTCCACAGCCGCAGGAGCTAATGAGATTGGAAGCATTTCATTCTCGGTATCCGATGACAAGCAAAAACAGCTTCGTGAAGACTTGATGAATGAAGCAGTATCAGATGCATCTTCTAAAGCCACTACGCTTGCTAAGAGCCTGGGGACTAAGATAACCGGTGTGCAGACTTCATCTGTAAGTGAAAACAGTGGTTCCAGAGCAATTTACGAATATGATATGGCAACAACAGCAAAGGGAGCAGGAGCAGGGTCCACTCCAATTCAGCCAGGCGAGTCTACCGTCTCAATGTCAGTACAGGTTACGTACTACATTAAATAA
- a CDS encoding formylmethanofuran dehydrogenase subunit B: MIYKNIVCPVCGAACDDIQVEFGDGKIEAKNACKMGNAKFQEVVSSHRLRQPLIKSEGKLTPAAWDEALERAADILVSAKRPLLFMGSETSCEAHEIGLKLGEYLGAIVDSNATICHGPTAMGIQESGKVGATEGQKKNRADLLIYWGTNPLESMPRQMSRYAVFPRGYWTKRGRFDRTVITVDPRKTPTAEASDLHVQLKPGSDYELISALMTLLHGKTPHPSVEEITGVPIPVMEEMLDMMKNCTFGAISVGLGLSSSIGKHRNAEIAMNFVKELNNFSKFTLGALRGHCNVAGFNQVAAYMYGYPFGLDFMRGHPRYNPGEFTTVDLLREKDVDAAFVMCADLVCHIPADCASLLAEMPMICLDIAPCPTVAASDIVLPGVIDAMECDGTFYRLDDVAVHFEPFTSSPFEFTKSNEDTLKQLFEKIKARK, encoded by the coding sequence ATGATTTACAAAAACATAGTCTGTCCGGTCTGCGGGGCGGCCTGTGATGATATCCAGGTTGAATTTGGAGACGGAAAGATTGAAGCTAAAAACGCATGTAAGATGGGAAATGCCAAATTTCAGGAAGTTGTAAGTTCTCACAGGCTCAGGCAACCACTTATAAAGAGCGAAGGAAAACTGACCCCTGCTGCCTGGGACGAAGCTCTTGAAAGGGCAGCCGATATCCTTGTTTCAGCAAAGCGTCCTCTGCTTTTCATGGGCAGTGAAACCTCATGTGAAGCACATGAAATCGGGCTCAAGCTAGGGGAATACCTTGGTGCGATTGTTGATTCTAATGCCACTATCTGCCACGGTCCAACAGCTATGGGAATCCAGGAATCCGGAAAAGTCGGTGCAACTGAAGGGCAGAAGAAAAACAGGGCTGACCTCCTGATTTACTGGGGAACCAATCCTCTTGAATCCATGCCAAGACAGATGTCAAGGTACGCAGTTTTCCCGAGAGGGTACTGGACAAAACGCGGACGTTTTGACAGGACAGTTATAACTGTAGACCCGAGAAAAACTCCAACTGCTGAAGCATCCGACCTGCACGTACAGCTCAAACCCGGCTCGGATTACGAACTGATTAGCGCACTTATGACCTTGCTTCATGGAAAGACTCCTCATCCATCGGTAGAAGAGATCACAGGAGTGCCTATTCCTGTTATGGAAGAGATGCTCGATATGATGAAGAACTGCACATTCGGAGCTATCTCAGTAGGTCTCGGGCTCTCCTCATCCATTGGAAAACATAGGAATGCCGAAATTGCAATGAATTTTGTAAAGGAACTGAATAATTTTTCCAAGTTTACCCTCGGAGCTCTCCGTGGCCACTGCAACGTTGCAGGCTTTAACCAGGTCGCTGCCTATATGTACGGCTATCCCTTCGGGCTTGACTTCATGCGTGGACACCCGCGTTATAATCCTGGAGAGTTTACAACCGTAGATTTGCTTCGAGAAAAGGACGTTGATGCAGCTTTTGTAATGTGTGCTGACCTTGTCTGCCATATCCCTGCAGATTGCGCTTCTTTACTCGCTGAGATGCCCATGATTTGTCTGGATATCGCTCCCTGCCCAACCGTAGCTGCTTCGGATATCGTGCTTCCTGGAGTCATTGATGCCATGGAATGTGACGGGACCTTCTACAGGCTGGACGATGTTGCCGTGCACTTCGAACCTTTCACAAGCTCGCCCTTCGAGTTTACGAAGAGCAATGAAGACACCCTGAAGCAGCTCTTTGAGAAAATCAAGGCAAGAAAGTAA
- a CDS encoding molybdopterin dinucleotide binding domain-containing protein produces MEVLLISGSTINEGRLAKGGDKFTDEYTMECASCWISPVDFASLCSPSKVKVTSQNGKHSIVVYTKCTDSVQPGQVFMPRAIWSNVIIDPDTLSTGSPLYKGAPVSIEPTEEEVLSAEDVVLKIYIGGQ; encoded by the coding sequence ATGGAAGTATTACTCATTAGCGGAAGTACGATTAATGAAGGCAGGCTTGCCAAAGGCGGGGACAAGTTCACGGACGAGTACACCATGGAGTGTGCATCATGCTGGATTTCGCCTGTGGATTTTGCATCACTCTGTTCTCCATCTAAAGTGAAAGTAACAAGCCAGAATGGAAAACATTCGATTGTAGTTTATACAAAATGTACGGATTCAGTCCAGCCAGGACAGGTGTTTATGCCAAGGGCTATCTGGTCAAATGTTATCATCGATCCTGATACTCTTTCTACGGGTTCTCCTCTCTATAAGGGTGCCCCAGTATCAATTGAGCCCACTGAAGAAGAGGTTCTTAGCGCCGAAGATGTAGTATTGAAAATTTATATCGGAGGGCAGTGA
- a CDS encoding formylmethanofuran dehydrogenase subunit C translates to MTEGVLINENEVESKLEAVIKPGSFTGENAGEMAEVILIPKKAIDIKLEADVITPDSFAGKSAEEIGKLSVWQGPKTYPLSEFFEVTGNGGSSAAETLIRIKGDAMRIKRIGESMSAGKIEIEGSAGMHVGTGMKGGELVVYGDADSWAGMEMTGGLLHIKGNAGDHVGCAYRGKWHGMKGGRIVIEGSARHQLGGGMDGGEILVEGDVKSFCGIRQNGGLIFVKGSALRGVGAEMAGGTIVIGGKIERFSPGFEFVSMENSITSGEVELIGEFKKFTGDYAISKRAKGALYVVADTNPEL, encoded by the coding sequence ATGACAGAGGGAGTTCTTATTAATGAAAATGAAGTTGAGAGTAAACTTGAGGCAGTTATAAAGCCTGGCTCATTTACTGGCGAAAATGCTGGAGAAATGGCAGAAGTAATACTTATTCCTAAAAAAGCGATTGACATTAAACTGGAAGCCGATGTTATAACTCCTGATTCTTTTGCAGGCAAAAGTGCCGAAGAAATCGGAAAACTGTCTGTCTGGCAGGGGCCAAAGACCTATCCTCTCTCCGAGTTTTTTGAAGTAACAGGTAATGGGGGCAGTTCTGCAGCTGAGACTCTGATCCGCATAAAAGGTGATGCAATGAGGATCAAAAGAATCGGTGAAAGCATGAGCGCAGGAAAAATCGAAATTGAAGGTTCTGCTGGCATGCACGTAGGCACTGGGATGAAAGGAGGAGAGCTCGTCGTTTACGGAGACGCGGATTCCTGGGCAGGTATGGAAATGACAGGTGGGCTGCTGCATATTAAAGGCAATGCCGGAGACCATGTAGGCTGTGCTTACAGAGGAAAATGGCACGGCATGAAAGGCGGACGCATCGTTATTGAAGGTTCGGCGCGCCACCAGCTAGGAGGCGGCATGGACGGCGGCGAAATTCTAGTTGAAGGCGATGTTAAAAGCTTCTGCGGAATCCGCCAGAACGGCGGGCTCATCTTCGTAAAAGGCAGCGCTCTTCGTGGAGTAGGTGCTGAAATGGCAGGAGGCACCATAGTCATAGGAGGCAAAATCGAGCGTTTCTCCCCAGGTTTCGAATTTGTATCCATGGAAAATAGCATTACATCCGGAGAGGTTGAGTTAATAGGCGAATTCAAGAAATTCACAGGGGACTATGCAATTAGCAAGCGGGCAAAAGGAGCTCTTTACGTGGTTGCAGACACAAACCCGGAACTCTGA
- a CDS encoding formylmethanofuran dehydrogenase subunit A, translating into MAGTIAVKNGYVFDPLNEINGEIMDIFIKDGKVVRELSTAELKNAKVIDASGMTVMPGGVDSHSHVAGAKVNAGRSMRPEDHYKTNLQKTSLTHSGSGYTVPSVYKQGYDYAAMGYTTVFEAAIPPLEARHTHEEMRATPLLDMGGYLILGNNFFLMRYLHDGDIEKAAAYVAWMMKTHKSYGIKCVNPAGVENWGWGKNVHSLDEANIHFEVTPRETIKGLSEVNELLGLPVPLHLHANNLGHPGCYEITKDSLKILDGVKPRQDMDVEWAETKIDPSRNRSVYLAHLMFNSFAGTTWGDCESGVKDIAEYINNKDHVVIDSGCTPFGEATVMTGDGPAIQDMYKLTGNKWSNTDVEMEGGSGVIPFTYFKANPVHSLQWAMGLECLLLINDPWKTIMTTDSPNGGPFTKYPEVMTWIMSEAFRKQTFSECHKWANDRSELGGINRELSLYDLAILTRANPAKTIGMAHRKGSLGVGADGDVTVYNINPQQLDTNNYEALLQAFRKAEYTVKGGEIVAVKGDIVSLPEKRTYYSDVHVEDEREKEMLADVKEWFRYYTLGFANYPTPEKYLQNPTPIKINVVR; encoded by the coding sequence ATGGCAGGAACAATTGCAGTTAAGAACGGATACGTCTTTGATCCCCTTAATGAAATAAATGGGGAAATTATGGATATCTTCATCAAGGACGGAAAAGTTGTAAGAGAGCTTTCTACGGCTGAATTGAAAAACGCAAAGGTTATTGATGCCTCTGGTATGACGGTAATGCCAGGAGGAGTTGACTCTCATTCTCATGTTGCAGGTGCAAAGGTTAACGCTGGCAGGTCGATGCGCCCCGAAGATCATTATAAAACAAATCTCCAAAAGACTTCACTTACTCATTCAGGCTCAGGTTACACTGTTCCTTCGGTCTACAAACAGGGATACGATTACGCAGCAATGGGTTATACAACTGTTTTTGAAGCTGCAATTCCTCCTCTTGAAGCTCGCCATACCCACGAAGAAATGCGTGCTACTCCACTCCTTGACATGGGTGGCTATCTGATACTTGGAAACAACTTCTTTTTGATGCGCTATCTCCATGATGGGGACATAGAAAAGGCTGCGGCTTATGTGGCCTGGATGATGAAAACTCACAAGTCCTATGGAATAAAATGTGTCAATCCTGCAGGAGTCGAAAACTGGGGTTGGGGTAAAAACGTACATTCTCTTGATGAAGCTAACATCCATTTCGAAGTTACCCCAAGAGAAACTATAAAAGGGCTTAGTGAGGTCAACGAACTCCTAGGCCTGCCTGTACCTCTTCACTTGCATGCAAATAACCTGGGACATCCTGGCTGTTATGAAATTACTAAGGATTCCCTCAAAATCCTCGACGGTGTAAAGCCCAGGCAGGACATGGATGTGGAATGGGCTGAAACCAAAATAGATCCTTCAAGGAACCGGTCCGTATACCTGGCCCATCTGATGTTTAACAGTTTTGCAGGCACTACTTGGGGAGACTGCGAATCCGGAGTAAAAGATATTGCAGAATACATCAACAACAAAGACCACGTAGTAATCGACAGTGGATGCACACCTTTCGGAGAAGCCACGGTTATGACAGGAGATGGGCCTGCCATCCAGGATATGTACAAGCTTACAGGAAACAAATGGTCGAATACTGACGTTGAGATGGAAGGTGGGTCAGGTGTCATTCCCTTCACTTACTTTAAAGCCAATCCGGTACACAGCCTTCAGTGGGCAATGGGCCTTGAATGCCTCCTGCTTATTAATGACCCCTGGAAGACAATTATGACCACGGACAGCCCCAATGGTGGGCCATTTACGAAATATCCTGAGGTTATGACCTGGATCATGTCTGAGGCTTTCAGGAAACAGACCTTCAGCGAATGCCACAAATGGGCAAACGACAGGAGTGAACTCGGAGGCATAAACCGGGAACTTTCTCTCTATGACCTTGCGATCCTGACCAGAGCAAATCCCGCTAAAACAATTGGTATGGCCCACAGGAAAGGTTCTCTTGGCGTGGGCGCTGATGGAGATGTCACAGTCTATAACATAAATCCACAGCAGCTTGACACAAACAACTATGAAGCTCTACTTCAGGCCTTCAGGAAGGCCGAATACACCGTAAAGGGTGGCGAAATTGTAGCTGTCAAAGGTGATATTGTTTCCTTACCTGAAAAGCGGACTTATTATTCCGATGTACATGTAGAAGACGAGCGGGAAAAGGAAATGCTGGCTGATGTGAAGGAGTGGTTCAGGTACTACACTCTGGGCTTTGCCAACTATCCAACTCCAGAAAAGTATCTGCAAAATCCGACTCCCATAAAGATTAACGTTGTGAGGTGA